From the Psychrobacillus sp. FSL K6-4046 genome, one window contains:
- a CDS encoding ABC transporter ATP-binding protein — protein sequence MKVVECRNVKKVFHRMNALEDISFELSDRKITGLIGRNGAGKTTLLKILSGFTSHSSGEVRVFDRSPYNDLLVSANSILVDDQMTFPDTLNLEEILNMAPAFYKKWDGELAKRLMDYFKLNPKLNHSSLSKGTAATFNLIFGLSTRCELTLLDEPMNGMDEAVRSDFYRALLKDYIAHPRSILISSHHLAEIEHLLEDILLVHQGRVVLHQPLDEIKEYAVGLQGNATDIERWTQGEEVYFSKQLDHQRKYVVVKYNSSIEKARTEGAMLEALSASDVCMYVTSETKEGIDDVFK from the coding sequence ATGAAGGTAGTTGAATGTCGAAATGTCAAAAAAGTTTTTCATCGAATGAATGCTTTGGAGGATATAAGCTTCGAGCTAAGTGATCGGAAAATTACAGGGCTAATTGGCCGCAATGGAGCTGGGAAAACAACCTTACTGAAAATACTATCTGGTTTTACCAGCCATAGTTCTGGAGAAGTGCGCGTTTTCGATAGAAGTCCCTATAATGATTTGTTAGTATCTGCGAACAGTATTTTAGTGGATGACCAAATGACTTTTCCTGACACACTGAATTTAGAAGAGATTTTGAACATGGCTCCAGCCTTTTATAAAAAATGGGATGGAGAGCTTGCTAAAAGACTAATGGATTATTTCAAATTAAATCCTAAGCTTAATCACTCTAGCTTATCTAAAGGAACAGCTGCTACGTTTAATCTAATTTTTGGGCTCTCTACTCGCTGTGAGCTAACCCTGCTTGATGAACCGATGAATGGGATGGATGAAGCAGTAAGGTCAGACTTTTACCGAGCATTGTTAAAGGATTATATAGCTCATCCACGCTCTATTTTAATCTCTAGTCATCATTTAGCAGAGATAGAGCACTTGTTGGAGGATATCCTCTTGGTTCACCAAGGAAGGGTGGTCTTACATCAACCGCTTGATGAAATAAAAGAGTATGCCGTGGGATTACAGGGGAATGCAACTGACATTGAAAGATGGACGCAAGGGGAAGAGGTTTATTTCTCCAAGCAGTTAGATCATCAAAGAAAATATGTTGTTGTAAAATACAATTCTTCTATAGAGAAGGCTCGTACAGAGGGTGCTATGCTTGAGGCTTTATCGGCGAGCGATGTGTGTATGTATGTGACGAGTGAAACAAAGGAGGGGATTGATGATGTTTTTAAGTAA
- a CDS encoding GntR family transcriptional regulator, whose product MILNSDSAKPIYVQIAEWLENEIIAEHFKDDEKIYSQYQLAELFNINPATAAKGLTILVEEEILYKKRGLGMFVATEAKAMILAKRRDQTLTQMVSDLVMEAKRLSITKEELIQLIHKCEEEV is encoded by the coding sequence ATGATTTTAAATTCGGATAGTGCAAAGCCCATCTATGTACAAATTGCGGAATGGTTAGAGAATGAAATTATAGCCGAGCATTTTAAAGATGATGAGAAAATTTACTCCCAATACCAGCTTGCAGAGCTGTTTAATATTAATCCAGCGACTGCGGCGAAGGGGTTAACAATACTAGTAGAAGAAGAGATTTTATATAAGAAAAGGGGACTGGGAATGTTCGTAGCGACAGAAGCCAAGGCAATGATTTTAGCTAAACGGAGAGATCAGACGTTGACACAAATGGTGTCAGATTTAGTGATGGAAGCTAAAAGATTGTCAATAACCAAAGAGGAGCTAATTCAACTCATACATAAATGTGAGGAGGAAGTCTAA
- a CDS encoding AraC family transcriptional regulator, with translation MKIIHQTINWLEQKMEEPVRHEEVVQVTGYSFYHFHRLFQQKVGMSLHEYVRNRRLTLAAQRLIYTDERILDLALTYQFESQEAFTRAFRKVHGLPPGKYRTLMRTLLEKPEEVEVMNGWFLSGATPQNFEMGRDFQVVHKGNASGYLRSIKAVGEEQFGTVMQQFHASKYCGKRLKLSCFIKTEDIQGFAGLWMRIDAKDGDTLQFDNMSNRPITGTTGWNYYSVVLDVPEHAGAIYFGVLLQGSGMVWMDEFTFEEVDEKTPTTNLKAPDNMPAEPINLNFDIELN, from the coding sequence ATGAAGATCATTCATCAGACGATCAACTGGTTGGAACAGAAAATGGAGGAGCCAGTTCGACATGAAGAAGTGGTACAAGTCACTGGCTATTCTTTTTATCATTTCCATCGGTTATTTCAACAAAAGGTTGGAATGTCGTTACACGAATATGTTCGTAATAGGAGACTTACCTTGGCAGCTCAAAGACTAATTTATACAGATGAACGAATTTTGGACTTGGCCTTAACTTATCAATTTGAGTCCCAGGAAGCTTTTACGAGAGCTTTTCGTAAGGTGCATGGTTTGCCACCAGGGAAGTATCGAACACTCATGCGAACCTTACTAGAAAAACCAGAGGAGGTAGAGGTTATGAATGGTTGGTTTTTAAGTGGGGCAACCCCACAAAACTTTGAGATGGGTAGAGATTTTCAAGTGGTGCACAAGGGAAATGCTTCCGGTTATTTGCGTTCCATTAAGGCAGTAGGAGAAGAACAGTTTGGGACAGTTATGCAACAGTTCCATGCTAGTAAATATTGTGGGAAACGATTAAAGCTCTCTTGTTTTATTAAAACTGAGGATATACAAGGATTTGCAGGTCTTTGGATGCGCATTGACGCCAAGGATGGCGATACCCTTCAGTTTGATAATATGAGTAATCGTCCTATTACTGGTACAACTGGGTGGAACTATTATAGTGTCGTCTTAGATGTACCCGAGCATGCAGGAGCGATATATTTCGGTGTTTTACTACAAGGCTCCGGAATGGTATGGATGGATGAGTTTACTTTTGAAGAAGTAGATGAGAAAACTCCAACAACCAATTTAAAAGCTCCGGATAATATGCCTGCAGAACCGATTAACTTAAATTTTGATATAGAGCTAAATTAG
- a CDS encoding IS256 family transposase — protein sequence MQNYENMRIKDLARECQSVDDIIEMMKNLFKETLQLVFEAEIEDHLGYSKHSPTGNNTGNSRNGYRSKVIRTKFGNTELNIPRDRNGEYEPQIVKNYESSINGLEEQILALYSKGMSTRDIESHMKDIYGVEVSPSLVSKVTDKILPQIFEWHSRPLDRVYPIVYLDAVHFKVKHENRIINKAAYTVLGINSDGIKDILGIWVGENESASFWLGVCTDLKSRGVEDIFIACKDGLSGFTEAIQSTFPKTHIQLCVIHQLRNTMKYVPSRERNPFMTDLKKVYKASTLEQAELEFGKVKASWKDKYPKVIGSWEEHWLELTAYFSYPTEIRKIIYTTNTVEGFHRQLRKVTKTKTAYPTDNSLKKILYLATMDAIKKWNKPIPGWLECEGQFKIIFEGRI from the coding sequence ATGCAAAATTACGAAAATATGAGAATCAAGGATTTAGCTAGAGAGTGTCAATCTGTTGATGACATCATCGAGATGATGAAAAATCTTTTTAAAGAAACATTACAGCTTGTATTTGAGGCCGAAATCGAAGACCACCTTGGCTACTCCAAACATAGCCCGACAGGAAATAATACCGGAAACAGTAGAAATGGCTATCGTTCAAAGGTGATTCGAACAAAGTTTGGAAATACAGAATTAAATATACCTAGAGACCGCAATGGTGAATATGAACCGCAAATCGTGAAGAATTACGAGTCGTCCATCAATGGCTTAGAAGAACAGATTTTAGCTTTGTATTCCAAAGGAATGTCCACAAGAGATATCGAGTCACATATGAAAGATATATATGGTGTCGAAGTATCTCCTAGCTTGGTTAGTAAGGTAACAGATAAAATTTTACCTCAGATTTTCGAATGGCACTCCCGCCCTTTAGACCGTGTGTATCCAATTGTTTATTTGGATGCGGTCCACTTCAAGGTGAAGCACGAGAACCGTATTATTAATAAAGCTGCTTATACTGTTCTCGGCATTAATTCCGATGGAATTAAGGATATCCTTGGTATATGGGTAGGTGAAAATGAAAGCGCGAGCTTTTGGCTAGGTGTCTGTACAGACCTTAAAAGTCGTGGTGTAGAAGATATCTTTATTGCGTGTAAGGACGGACTTTCTGGCTTTACAGAAGCGATCCAGAGCACCTTTCCAAAGACGCATATTCAGTTGTGTGTGATCCATCAATTACGAAATACCATGAAGTATGTGCCTTCAAGGGAACGAAACCCGTTTATGACCGATTTAAAGAAGGTATACAAGGCTTCTACTTTGGAGCAAGCTGAACTTGAGTTTGGAAAAGTAAAGGCATCATGGAAAGATAAATATCCGAAGGTTATTGGTTCTTGGGAGGAACATTGGTTGGAGCTTACAGCTTACTTTTCCTACCCGACGGAGATACGGAAAATCATTTATACGACCAATACAGTGGAAGGATTCCATCGCCAACTGAGAAAGGTAACAAAGACAAAAACAGCCTATCCTACGGACAATTCACTAAAGAAGATTCTTTATTTGGCCACGATGGATGCCATAAAAAAATGGAATAAGCCTATTCCAGGATGGCTAGAGTGTGAGGGACAATTCAAAATTATTTTTGAGGGGCGGATTTAG
- a CDS encoding nuclease-related domain-containing protein: MILKEQAINYNYIGLQALYERLGNNHALKERIHSKILSAKAGIIGEKNVEVIFRKYSFPFDYAVLLDLNLSSNGKFQIDTLFITRHYILILESKNIVGTLSFERDPFCLRRELESGQVDIYESPEVQLERNINLLQKWLKTKGLDIPVIGAIILGSTKSRVHKSPVTSPIMYPTTIPNFIWGLSREKAYLSLEQFQQVTNSLKNNHEDYCPYPMCGTWGIDPKDLIKGVQCPLCSLFGMKKIKAGWYCEACGQVNRKAHEKAINEWFVLVKDSLNNKECREFLQLNSQQATLRIIKSMDLKECGSNKRTFYRKRDNRLV; the protein is encoded by the coding sequence TTGATTTTAAAAGAGCAGGCTATTAATTATAATTATATTGGCTTACAAGCACTATATGAACGCTTAGGTAATAATCATGCACTAAAAGAACGTATTCACTCCAAAATATTATCTGCGAAAGCAGGTATTATAGGAGAGAAAAATGTAGAAGTCATTTTCCGTAAATATAGTTTTCCTTTTGACTATGCAGTTTTGTTAGACTTAAATCTGAGTTCTAATGGTAAATTTCAAATTGACACCTTATTCATTACTCGACATTATATACTAATCTTAGAGTCTAAAAATATTGTTGGAACCTTGAGTTTTGAAAGAGATCCATTCTGTTTAAGAAGAGAGTTAGAAAGTGGTCAGGTAGATATATATGAGAGCCCAGAGGTTCAATTAGAACGAAATATTAATTTGCTTCAAAAATGGTTAAAAACGAAAGGTTTAGATATTCCAGTTATAGGAGCAATAATATTAGGATCTACAAAGTCAAGAGTTCATAAATCTCCAGTCACCTCTCCTATTATGTATCCTACTACTATCCCCAACTTTATATGGGGGCTCTCGAGAGAGAAGGCTTACCTATCGCTAGAACAGTTTCAGCAGGTGACTAATAGTTTAAAGAACAATCATGAGGATTATTGTCCTTACCCTATGTGTGGAACCTGGGGAATAGATCCGAAAGATTTGATTAAAGGTGTTCAGTGTCCTCTGTGTTCTTTGTTCGGAATGAAGAAAATTAAAGCTGGTTGGTATTGTGAGGCGTGTGGACAAGTAAATCGTAAAGCACACGAAAAAGCAATAAATGAATGGTTTGTTCTAGTAAAAGACAGCTTGAATAATAAAGAATGTAGAGAATTTTTACAGTTAAACTCGCAGCAAGCAACTTTACGAATTATAAAGTCGATGGATTTAAAGGAATGTGGATCGAATAAGAGAACCTTTTATAGAAAAAGAGATAATCGGTTGGTTTAA
- a CDS encoding DUF5412 family protein: MSSIYIYEMYFFTFSDINKQYTQNGPGPITSPTEKYTANAFYEPYGGAAGGVNVWVEITYINKENKVKTVYYGDAKGNFSMEWVDEDTLYIINDEPEFPNSNRSIELEIDKEIYHENGLACKSLLMKNEYDTCYQN, from the coding sequence GTGTCTTCAATTTATATATATGAAATGTACTTTTTTACATTCAGTGATATTAATAAACAATATACTCAAAACGGACCTGGACCTATAACATCACCTACAGAAAAATATACTGCTAACGCATTTTATGAACCATATGGTGGTGCAGCTGGAGGAGTCAATGTATGGGTTGAAATTACATATATAAATAAAGAAAATAAAGTTAAAACTGTTTATTATGGGGATGCAAAAGGGAATTTTTCTATGGAATGGGTGGATGAAGATACCCTTTATATAATAAATGATGAACCTGAATTTCCAAATTCAAATAGAAGCATCGAATTAGAAATTGATAAAGAGATTTATCACGAAAATGGTTTAGCTTGTAAAAGTTTGCTAATGAAAAACGAGTATGATACTTGCTACCAAAACTAG